The Ochrobactrum sp. BTU1 genome includes a region encoding these proteins:
- a CDS encoding GntR family transcriptional regulator: MIGEPRLLKVSSRVTVQDGVYEQLRQALMWGSFEPSQAVTIAALAAEFGTSHMPVREALRRLAAENGLEIARNGSARVPDTSRERLDDICRVRVALEGLATELATPRMQALDVDRCRALAREHEALGHDGKIYEMLRKNQEFHFTIYELSGSETLPQMIETLWLRLGPYMRLLSNHVRQEVDKGIIHPYSAYHYEMLDAIGAGDAKKAGGLMIQDIEATQRLLQKLC, translated from the coding sequence ATGATCGGTGAACCCCGTCTGTTGAAGGTATCTTCGCGCGTAACCGTGCAAGATGGTGTCTACGAACAGCTTCGTCAGGCTTTGATGTGGGGTTCATTCGAACCGTCCCAGGCGGTAACGATCGCAGCACTTGCTGCAGAGTTCGGGACAAGCCATATGCCAGTACGCGAGGCATTGCGACGGCTGGCGGCGGAGAACGGTCTGGAAATTGCGCGTAACGGATCGGCACGCGTGCCCGATACGTCGCGGGAACGGCTGGATGATATCTGTCGGGTTCGTGTTGCCCTGGAAGGGCTTGCCACCGAACTTGCAACACCACGCATGCAAGCTTTAGACGTAGACCGTTGTCGGGCACTTGCACGAGAGCATGAAGCACTCGGTCACGATGGCAAAATCTACGAGATGTTGCGCAAGAACCAGGAGTTTCATTTCACGATTTATGAACTATCCGGGTCGGAAACTTTACCGCAGATGATTGAAACGCTGTGGTTGCGACTTGGGCCCTACATGCGTCTTCTTTCCAATCATGTTCGTCAAGAAGTTGATAAGGGCATTATCCATCCTTATTCAGCCTACCATTACGAAATGCTTGATGCCATTGGTGCTGGTGACGCAAAAAAGGCGGGCGGGCTTATGATCCAAGATATTGAAGCAACCCAACGGCTGTTGCAGAAACTCTGTTAG